In Anaeromusa acidaminophila DSM 3853, a genomic segment contains:
- a CDS encoding transposase has product IDARKIASTNLLERLNREIRRRTKVVGIFPSMDSYIRLVTSYLIEYSEDWSSGRSYINPMLINEIQQQLSKSA; this is encoded by the coding sequence ATTGACGCTCGAAAAATTGCATCCACCAATCTTCTGGAACGGCTAAACAGGGAAATACGCCGTCGCACTAAAGTCGTAGGCATTTTCCCAAGTATGGATTCCTACATTCGCCTAGTGACCAGCTATCTTATCGAATATAGCGAGGACTGGTCTAGCGGGCGTTCTTATATAAATCCTATGCTTATCAACGAAATTCAACAACAGTTGAGCAAAAGCGCTTAG
- a CDS encoding N-acetylmuramoyl-L-alanine amidase family protein, translated as MHYRSCFIVALFLLLLMPCQAEMASSSSSTTAQKLTQVRWANHTDATTGESSLRLVFDVTGPVQAAGSLESTTASHLKVNISGAVPEKEADSVKLDGDIADRVTINHGTGQTSLIDIGLPSTINDSDYKIFTLPKDSATNKPFRVVVDINKHASQAVIKFTPGLKGKVVVIDPGHGGSDTGAIGPDNIQEKTVTLAVALKTKSMLEQAGAKVILTRTDDRDVFAPNDSAVEELGARAAVGNKNKADVFVDIHANSFSDPKVSGIGTYYYPKTIYDKVLAQSIQDSITRGGGQVDRGTCSAEFYVLNHTTMPAFLIELGFLSNQNEEKLLTTSQFQQQLAQGIVNGLDNFFNQAAASSSK; from the coding sequence ATGCATTATCGCAGTTGTTTTATCGTCGCCCTGTTTTTACTATTGTTGATGCCGTGCCAAGCGGAGATGGCCTCCTCTAGTAGCTCGACTACGGCTCAGAAGTTGACGCAAGTGCGCTGGGCTAATCATACGGATGCGACTACCGGGGAAAGCAGTTTGCGGCTTGTTTTCGACGTTACCGGTCCGGTTCAGGCTGCCGGAAGCCTAGAGAGCACGACGGCGTCCCATTTGAAAGTGAATATTAGTGGCGCGGTGCCGGAAAAAGAAGCGGATTCGGTTAAATTAGATGGAGATATTGCTGATCGGGTCACTATTAATCATGGAACTGGGCAAACGAGTCTGATTGATATTGGGCTGCCGTCTACGATTAATGATAGTGACTATAAAATATTTACGTTGCCGAAGGATAGCGCAACAAACAAGCCATTTCGAGTGGTTGTCGATATCAATAAGCATGCTTCGCAAGCGGTTATCAAGTTTACTCCCGGTCTAAAAGGAAAAGTGGTTGTGATTGATCCTGGGCATGGCGGCTCTGATACGGGGGCGATAGGACCCGACAATATTCAAGAGAAAACGGTCACTCTGGCAGTTGCTTTGAAAACAAAGAGCATGCTGGAGCAAGCGGGAGCGAAAGTAATTTTAACCCGTACCGATGACCGTGATGTTTTTGCTCCGAATGATAGCGCGGTAGAAGAACTGGGAGCGCGAGCGGCTGTTGGTAATAAGAATAAAGCCGATGTGTTTGTTGATATCCATGCCAATTCGTTTAGTGATCCAAAGGTTAGCGGGATCGGTACATATTATTATCCAAAAACGATTTACGATAAAGTACTGGCTCAGAGTATACAAGACAGTATTACTCGAGGCGGCGGGCAAGTTGACAGAGGAACTTGCTCAGCTGAATTCTATGTTCTTAACCATACGACCATGCCGGCATTTCTGATTGAGTTGGGATTTCTTTCAAACCAAAATGAAGAAAAATTGCTCACTACGTCGCAATTTCAACAACAACTAGCCCAAGGAATTGTTAATGGCTTAGACAACTTTTTCAATCAAGCAGCTGCTAGCAGTAGCAAATAA